A window of the Branchiostoma floridae strain S238N-H82 chromosome 12, Bfl_VNyyK, whole genome shotgun sequence genome harbors these coding sequences:
- the LOC118428274 gene encoding presenilins-associated rhomboid-like protein, mitochondrial, whose protein sequence is MPCAGSVTSPVRLCVGMSAMFRKAVRGFLGPRNRLDLQQQFGFRRAPKKEDPPQLKSQKKKEADSVSDRHVEQQQSLQKSGLSPEFDYHTLQTVPYSRLFKPFCFAIGFSGVSFVGASIWQYENLRVLTRRLIGLDGDFFRDRIHPPKTGQWRREINKFWQNLTEGQKVVSVIIGLNGLVYALWRIPQCGPTMLKYFTSNIASTAICLPMVLSTFSHYSFLHYAVNMYVLWSFSTSAVAILGKEQFTAFYLTAGVLSNLASYAAKVGFQRFGPSLGASGAIMGVLGLVCTQVPEAQLAIVFFPFVTFTAGSAIKVIMGLDAAGVLLGWRFFDHAAHLGGALCGIWYMLYGHKQIWQNREPVMRAWHKLRDPQQPPPKS, encoded by the exons ATGCCCTGCGCGGGTTCGGTGACCTCGCCTGTCCGTCTGTGTGTTGGGATGTCCGCGATGTTTAGAAAGGCAGTCCGCGGGTTTCTCGGGCCCAGGAACAG ATTAGATCTTCAGCAACAGTTTGGGTTCAGAAGAGCACCAAAGAAAGAAGACCCACCGCAGTTAAAgtcacagaagaagaaagaagcgGACAGTGTTAGTGACAGACATGTTGAACAGCAGCAGAGCCTGCAGAAGAGTGGACTGTCTCCTGAGTTTGACTATCACACGCTACAGACTGTCCCATATAGCAGACTGTTTAAACCTTTCTGTTTTGCTATAGGG TTCAGTGGGGTGAGTTTTGTAGGAGCCTCCATCTGGCAGTATGAGAACCTGCGCGTGCTGACCCGCCGGCTGATCGGACTGGACGGAGACTTCTTCAGGGACAGAATACACCCGCCGAAAACTGGACAGTGGAGACGGGAG ATTAACAAGTTTTGGCAAAATCTAACAGAAGGACAGAAGGTTGTTTCAG TAATCATAGGGTTGAATGGTTTAGTGTATGCGCTGTGGAGAATACCTCAATGTGGACCCACCATGCTGAAGTATTTCACATCAAACATCGCATCAA CTGCGATCTGCCTGCCCATGGTCCTGTCCACCTTTAGTCACTACTCCTTCCTACACTATGCTGTGAACATGTACGTGCTGTGGTCATTCTCAACCAGTGCTGTCGCTATTCTGGGGAAGGAGCAGTTCACGGCCTTCTACCTCACTGCAG GAGTGTTGTCCAACCTTGCCAGCTATGCAGCTAAAGTTGGGTTTCAGAGGTTCGGGCCTTCACTTGGGGCT TCAGGTGCCATCATGGGTGTACTGGGTCTAGTGTGCACCCAGGTTCCGGAGGCACAACTTGCCATCGTCTTCTTCCCGTTTGTAACATTTACGGCTGGGTCG GCAATTAAGGTGATCATGGGGCTGGATGCGGCAGGTGTGTTGCTGGGCTGGAGGTTCTTCGACCACGCGGCACATCTGGGAGGGGCCTTGTGTGGGAT TTGGTACATGCTGTATGGACACAAACAGATCTGGCAGAACAGAGAACCTGTCATGAGGGCGTGGCACAAGTTGCGGGACCCCCAGCAGCCTCCGCCTAAATCATGA
- the LOC118428011 gene encoding conserved oligomeric Golgi complex subunit 3-like, whose protein sequence is MADATNTRSFSAMVSPKVLSSKLGEWDRKQAPTAHLTERQRDSFMELTSHAQSRPLPIELPLDDGGYVQRTALHGLGARLGTGEEDAVLKGFSSLQMEEEKIENAQKFFSWFNKVESMIEEEEESCYRFPAERLKEHRQECDQVLGDVSSALDHLQELQKQYIFVSTKTNALHEACEHLLQEQTKLVNAAESINNKLSYFTELERISTKLNSPAMSVTSDSFVPMLSRIDECVAYINSHPDFAECDVYLARFRQCLSKALNLIKTYVVNLLQQASQQVQPKGKDAQSPSDNAFTLYYGKFRTNAPRVKLLMEQIEDRIDRSPEYQQLLNDCHQCYFNQRQLLLGPSVTTAVTEMAGHHVRDHCALVRSGCAFMVHVCQDEHQLFAHFFSRKTPKLDVLLEGLCNSLYDVLRPLIIHIQHLETLSELCSILRVEMLEEHVQNNPDELRAFETVALQMLEDVQERLVYRAHIYIQTDIQSYNPAPGDLAYPDKLEMMERIARSIKEEEAQRRSETGSVSSTSSGRDQDAFTDVPLANDTQNQAHTNGQVKTEGAIELPAKPRSDLDMANHNVSLSPADIHGMWYPTVRRTLVCLSKLYRCVDRTIFQGLSQEALAACVQSLIVASVSIAKLKTEMDGELFLIKHLLILREQITPFHAEFAIKEMALDFSTVKSAAFGLLHNRSKLFTFSTNNALLEFLLQGAPQVVEHYVDSKREVDRQLKRTCEEFIQHVVKGFVSPLTDFINKANVIVNMNKEDSGPKVSLRQQPFAGAETVHELVTKTYKNIKGQLPVILKSMALYLANKDTEFILFKPIKMNVQTSFQQLHDIVVENYPEDDQQIISCPSPDQVHLLMAVPS, encoded by the exons ATGGCGGACGCCACGAATACGCGAAGTTTCAGCGCGATGGTGAGTCCGAAAGTCCTGAGTTCGAAGCTCGGGGAGTGGGATCGGAAGCAGGCACCGACAGCCCACCTCACGGAGCGGCAGAGAGACAGCTTCATGGAGCTGACGTCCCACGCACAGAGCCGGCCGCTGCCCATAGAG TTGCCTCTTGATGACGGAGGCTATGTACAGAGAACAGCCCTACATGGCCTGGGAGCCAGGCTAGGCACTGGGGAGGAGGATGCAGTGCTGAAGGGTTTCTCTTCACTTCAGATGGAGGAGGAGAAGATAGAAAATGCACAAAAG TTCTTCTCCTGGTTCAACAAGGTGGAGTCCATGatagaggaagaggaggagtcGTGTTACAG GTTCCCAGCAGAACGTCTGAAGGAGCACAGACAGGAGTGTGACCAGGTTCTTGGAGACGTCTCCTCAGCCCTGGACCATCTTCAGGAGCTACAGAAACAGTACATCTTCGTCTCCACCAAGACAAACGCCCTGCACGAGGCCTGCGAACATCTGCtgcaggaacag ACTAAGCTTGTGAACGCAGCAGAGAGCATCAACAACAAGTTGTCCTACTTTACAGAGCTGGAGAGAATAAGCACG AAGCTGAACTCCCCGGCCATGTCTGTGACCAGCGACTCCTTTGTGCCCATGCTGTCCAGGATAGACGAGTGTGTGGCCTACATCAACAGTCAT CCTGACTTTGCCGAGTGTGATGTTTACCTGGCCAGGTTCAGACAGTGTCTCTCCAAGGCTCTCAACCTGATCAAGACTTATGTGGTCAACCTTCTTCAGCAGGCTTCACAACAGGTGCAGCCTAAGGGCAAG GATGCCCAGAGTCCGTCTGACAATGCCTTCACACTTTACTATGGCAAGTTCAGAACCAACGCTCCAAGGGTCAAA CTTCTGATGGAGCAGATAGAAGACAGAATAGACAGGAGTCCTGA ATACCAACAGCTGCTGAACGACTGCCACCAGTGTTATTTTAACCAGCGACAGCTCCTGCTAGGGCCCAGTGTGACAACTGCAGTCACAGAGATGGCAGGGCACCACGTCAGGGACCACTGCGCCCTG GTGCGAAGCGGCTGTGCCTTCATGGTCCACGTGTGTCAGGACGAACATCAGCTGTTCGCTCACTTCTTCAGCAGGAAAACACCAAAACTAGA TGTTCTTCTTGAAGGCCTGTGCAATAGTCTGTACGATGTCCTCAGGCCGCTCATCATCCACATACAGCACCTAGAAACCCTGTCTGAGCTCTGCAGTATACTCagg GTTGAAATGCTGGAggaacatgtacaaaataacc CTGACGAGCTGCGAGCCTTTGAGACGGTAGCACTGCAGATGTTAGAGGATGTTCAGGAGCGGCTGGTGTACCGCGCTCATATCTACATCCAGACGGACATCCAGAGCTACAACCCCGCCCCAGGGGACCTCGCCTACCCGGATAAACTGGAGATGATGGAG AGAATAGCGCGTAGCATAAAGGAGGAAGAGGCCCAGAGGAGAAGTGAGACGGGTTCTGTTTCATCCACCTCCAGCGGGAGGGACCAGGACGCCTTTACGGACGTGCCACTCGCTAACGACACTCAGAACCAAGCACACACCAATGGACAGGTCAAGACGGAGGGGGCCATAGAACTGCCAG CCAAGCCGAGGTCGGATCTTGACATGGCCAATCACAACGTGTCGCTGTCGCCAGCTGACATCCACGGCATGTGGTACCCAACGGTGCGCAGGACGCTCGTCTGCCTCTCCAAACTCTACCGCTGTGTCGAT AGAACCATTTTCCAGGGCCTGTCCCAGGAAGCACTGGCAGCCTGTGTGCAGTCTCTTATTGTAGCAAGTGTCTCCATAGCAAAACTCAAG ACTGAGATGGACGGGGAGCTGTTCCTGATCAAACACCTGCTGATCCTGAGGGAACAGATCACACCCTTCCACGCAGAGTTCGCCATCAAGGAGATGGCTCTCGACTTTTCCACTGTCAAAA GTGCAGCGTTTGGCCTGCTGCACAACCGCTCCAAACTGTTCACCTTCAGCACAAACAATGCGCTGTTGGAGTTCCTGCTGCAG GGTGCCCCGCAGGTGGTGGAACATTACGTGGACTCGAAGCGCGAGGTCGATCGCCAGCTGAAGCGAACGTGTGAAGAGTTCATCCAACACGTGGTGAAGGGCTTCGTATCGCCTCTCACTGACTTCATCAACAAG GCCAATGTAATAGTGAACATGAACAAGGAAGACTCAGGACCAAAAGTGTCTTTACGGCAACAGCCTTTTGCTGGAGCAG AAACGGTGCATGAGCTGGTGACGAAGACGTACAAAAACATCAAGGGCCAACTTCCCGTCATCCTGAAGAGCATGGCCCTCTATCTGGCCAACAAGGACACGGAGTTTATACTCTTCAAACCTATTAAG ATGAATGTGCAGACATCGTTCCAGCAGCTCCACGACATCGTGGTGGAGAACTACCCTGAAGACGATCAGCAGATCATCTCCTGCCCCTCCCCTGACCAGGTCCACCTCCTCATGGCAGTGCCTTCCTAG